A window from Komagataeibacter xylinus encodes these proteins:
- a CDS encoding secretion protein — protein sequence MGGILSSLLAGISLGLRQPLASFCDVESTHGDHLITKRGEYVSVLRINGLRRMCTRQEVEALAEQQRIELQGLLEERGHAIVGWYISDPERSGIEIDRLSLNGCRSIARQIGADLSDVIEERRRRWPNVMRWETTCYVLWTRPSVLTREDRKQVAEERRTLASQFPRVGNTQRFALRSDIMAARHESFISRVQAALQGFDISCEFLGPHQALQVAREATYRETAGSAWKPTLLGDRVMPRLPDDLDDPQPHPQGLLWPAIRDQIFNADAETKGGQLVTVGDYTYAPVDMTIGPEDPRPFSELSSVLGRKRLPWRSAMILEGGGRAAFGFKEAGAGFLAMFPGNSDIRRAFAALKLERQKNNHNSVRMRMTATTWAPVGAEAKLRRQASDLSQAIDAWGNSKTTRISGDPLEAAMGSVPALALGSTATSSLALVGDAFSMMPWARSASPWQRGSILFRKPDGSIWPYDPTGGGLRPSVVDIIIAPPGGGKSVLANTILLGLILSSAAISSHGTKLPYIGKLDIGPSSRGLIEMLRNALGPERQHEAVYVKMQAIPGFEVNVFDTQVGLEYPLPLERVFLQNFISLLATPLDGRPWEGMDHLVEDVIDEAYRLCTGVQGGTPKIYTPGIEPDVDAAITSLGISLPHHAGEDDPTWWRDVVDALVNLREYRLAGFAQRHAVPVLQDLLIAARSPEIEKRYSKITLETGESLIDTFDRYIMNVIKNFPMLASPTRLDMGDARVIVLDLAEVAPSGSPAANRQTALMYMLGRHILARNFFLHPDYADDPHMPPSMRDYHLARFTEMYETTKRVDFDEWHRTEPAPQVDKQAVRDGREGRKHNVQLAFISQNHTDFSEDLYKISTARWVLKCGDQETADSLIRRFKLSDASAYVIRNALPGPGKNGAPFFVDMSAGEAKYEQLLVNVLGPIELWSFSTTPGDTALRSRLYKRIHFARALRMLATVFPSGTANSEIERRKSERMNVFGLATDEAFAGVLDELADEIVEGRGVAAGLYETLRAIDEQSELEFTIG from the coding sequence ATGGGCGGTATTCTTTCCAGTCTGCTGGCCGGCATCAGCCTCGGGCTGCGCCAGCCCCTTGCCTCATTCTGCGATGTGGAAAGTACGCACGGGGACCATCTCATCACCAAACGCGGTGAATATGTCTCCGTACTGCGCATCAATGGCCTGCGTCGCATGTGCACGCGGCAGGAAGTGGAAGCGCTCGCCGAGCAGCAGCGTATAGAATTGCAGGGTCTCCTTGAAGAACGTGGCCATGCCATTGTGGGATGGTATATTTCCGATCCCGAGCGCTCAGGTATCGAGATTGACCGCCTGAGTCTCAATGGTTGCCGGTCCATAGCCAGACAGATCGGAGCGGACCTTTCGGACGTCATCGAAGAGAGGCGCCGACGCTGGCCAAACGTCATGCGCTGGGAGACCACTTGCTATGTCCTGTGGACCCGGCCCAGCGTGCTGACACGTGAGGACCGCAAACAGGTGGCAGAGGAGCGCCGGACCCTTGCCTCCCAATTTCCTCGCGTGGGCAATACCCAACGTTTTGCCCTGCGCTCCGATATCATGGCGGCCCGCCATGAATCGTTCATTTCACGCGTCCAGGCCGCCTTGCAGGGGTTCGACATTTCCTGCGAATTCCTCGGTCCACATCAGGCATTGCAGGTCGCGCGCGAAGCGACCTATCGTGAAACGGCGGGCTCCGCCTGGAAACCGACCTTGTTGGGTGACCGGGTAATGCCACGGCTTCCGGACGATCTGGATGACCCGCAGCCACATCCGCAGGGCCTGCTCTGGCCAGCGATCCGGGACCAGATCTTCAATGCCGACGCCGAAACGAAAGGCGGACAGCTCGTGACCGTGGGGGATTATACATACGCCCCGGTCGACATGACGATTGGCCCAGAGGATCCGCGCCCGTTTTCCGAACTCTCCAGCGTGCTTGGCCGCAAGAGACTGCCGTGGCGCAGCGCCATGATCCTGGAGGGTGGCGGCCGCGCCGCCTTCGGCTTCAAGGAAGCCGGAGCCGGGTTTCTGGCGATGTTTCCCGGAAATAGCGACATTCGACGGGCGTTTGCCGCACTCAAGCTGGAGCGCCAGAAAAACAACCATAATTCCGTGCGGATGCGCATGACCGCCACAACCTGGGCTCCGGTTGGAGCAGAGGCGAAGCTGCGACGGCAGGCGTCGGACCTCTCCCAGGCAATTGATGCGTGGGGCAACAGCAAGACAACGCGGATCTCTGGCGATCCGCTGGAGGCGGCCATGGGTTCTGTCCCTGCCCTGGCGCTCGGTTCGACTGCGACCTCATCGCTCGCTCTTGTCGGTGACGCGTTCTCCATGATGCCGTGGGCACGCAGTGCGTCACCGTGGCAGAGGGGATCCATTCTCTTCCGCAAACCCGATGGTTCAATCTGGCCCTATGATCCGACCGGGGGCGGGCTACGCCCATCCGTCGTAGACATTATCATCGCCCCGCCTGGCGGCGGAAAATCCGTTCTGGCCAATACCATTCTGCTGGGCTTGATCCTCAGCAGCGCCGCGATCAGCAGCCACGGCACGAAGCTCCCCTATATCGGCAAGCTCGATATCGGGCCGTCCTCGCGCGGACTGATCGAGATGCTGCGCAACGCGCTTGGCCCCGAACGCCAGCACGAGGCGGTTTACGTCAAGATGCAGGCAATCCCGGGCTTCGAGGTCAATGTCTTCGATACCCAGGTCGGACTGGAATATCCTCTGCCACTCGAGCGCGTTTTCCTGCAGAATTTCATCTCGCTCCTTGCTACGCCGCTGGATGGCAGGCCGTGGGAGGGCATGGACCATCTGGTAGAGGACGTGATTGATGAAGCCTACCGCCTCTGTACCGGGGTGCAGGGGGGCACGCCCAAAATCTACACTCCGGGGATCGAGCCCGACGTCGATGCCGCAATAACATCGCTGGGCATCAGCCTGCCCCACCATGCGGGAGAGGACGATCCGACATGGTGGCGGGATGTCGTCGATGCCCTTGTCAATCTCAGGGAATACCGCCTTGCAGGTTTTGCCCAGCGCCATGCAGTACCGGTCCTGCAGGATCTGCTGATTGCGGCCCGCAGCCCGGAAATCGAAAAACGCTATTCCAAGATCACCCTGGAAACTGGAGAAAGCCTGATCGACACGTTTGATCGCTACATCATGAACGTGATCAAGAATTTTCCCATGCTGGCGTCCCCGACAAGGCTGGATATGGGGGACGCGCGCGTGATCGTTCTCGATCTTGCCGAGGTGGCACCATCCGGCTCTCCCGCGGCCAACCGCCAGACAGCGCTCATGTATATGCTTGGCCGCCATATCCTGGCCCGGAATTTCTTTCTCCATCCCGATTATGCCGACGACCCGCATATGCCCCCGTCCATGCGGGACTATCATCTCGCCCGCTTCACTGAGATGTATGAAACGACGAAGCGTGTCGACTTCGATGAGTGGCACCGTACCGAACCAGCGCCCCAGGTAGACAAGCAGGCTGTCCGCGACGGCCGCGAGGGGCGCAAGCACAACGTCCAACTCGCCTTCATTTCACAGAACCATACCGATTTCAGCGAGGACCTTTACAAGATATCAACCGCCCGATGGGTCCTCAAATGCGGTGATCAGGAGACGGCAGACAGCCTTATCCGACGCTTTAAGCTGTCCGATGCCAGCGCCTATGTGATCCGCAACGCACTGCCGGGACCGGGAAAGAATGGTGCGCCATTCTTCGTGGACATGTCGGCCGGAGAAGCAAAGTATGAACAGCTTCTGGTGAACGTCCTGGGGCCAATCGAACTCTGGTCTTTCTCGACGACGCCTGGCGACACGGCGCTCCGTTCGCGCCTTTACAAACGGATCCACTTTGCCCGAGCCCTGCGGATGCTCGCCACCGTATTTCCCTCGGGAACAGCAAACAGCGAGATCGAACGCAGAAAAAGCGAGCGCATGAATGTTTTCGGTCTCGCGACCGATGAAGCGTTTGCCGGCGTTCTGGATGAACTGGCGGATGAGATCGTGGAAGGTAGAGGCGTGGCCGCAGGATTGTATGAAACCCTGCGCGCCATTGATGAACAATCGGAACTCGAATTTACCATTGGGTAG
- a CDS encoding type II toxin-antitoxin system HipA family toxin, translated as MPDFSAHVVLGDSLTPVGQLRFTQAGPRQFSTFTYDPAWVENSRAFAIQPTFPLGSGPFHAAGQPRNVRDALAGVFADAAPDSWGRRLLERAYGNGLSEFEYLTLSDDVCRQGALRFADDNGEIIRGGADDTIPRLVDLAAITAIARAYEQGKDISERDMQALAGAGGSGGARPKANVRDGDVLWLAKFTSVHDQWPIERIEVATLRLARACGIRTPEVRLELAETPFPVALIQRFDRRGAGRIPYISARTALGKTGTELGSYTEIVDFIRTYAADPQAEFRELFLRLVYTILVSNKDDHLKNHGFLYVGAGHWRLSPVFDVNPAPDRNPHLETAILEGGPHDRSIRLALEACEFFEITPAEARQMIRVTARRISDEWRPVLREVGVSGAMARHYEAAFINDQIGIALTI; from the coding sequence ATGCCTGATTTCAGCGCCCATGTCGTTCTTGGCGACAGCCTGACTCCCGTGGGTCAACTGCGTTTTACGCAGGCAGGTCCACGGCAGTTTTCGACCTTCACTTATGATCCGGCCTGGGTCGAGAATTCTCGGGCCTTTGCCATCCAGCCAACCTTTCCCCTTGGCTCTGGGCCGTTTCATGCGGCTGGCCAGCCAAGGAACGTGCGCGATGCCCTTGCGGGTGTCTTTGCTGATGCTGCGCCCGACAGTTGGGGGCGCAGGCTTCTCGAGCGTGCCTACGGTAATGGGCTTTCCGAGTTTGAATATCTCACACTGTCGGATGACGTATGTCGGCAGGGTGCGCTTCGTTTCGCCGATGATAACGGAGAAATCATTCGTGGCGGCGCCGATGACACCATACCGCGTCTGGTCGATCTTGCCGCTATTACGGCTATCGCGCGGGCATATGAACAGGGCAAGGACATATCCGAAAGGGATATGCAGGCGCTCGCTGGTGCAGGTGGTTCGGGTGGGGCGCGACCGAAGGCCAATGTTCGGGACGGCGATGTGCTCTGGCTTGCAAAATTTACCTCGGTTCACGACCAGTGGCCAATAGAACGTATTGAAGTTGCCACGCTTCGTCTGGCAAGAGCATGCGGAATCCGGACGCCAGAGGTCAGGCTGGAACTGGCTGAAACGCCGTTTCCTGTGGCTCTGATCCAGCGGTTTGATCGGCGTGGGGCTGGCCGGATTCCTTATATTTCGGCGAGGACTGCTCTGGGGAAAACCGGAACGGAACTGGGTTCCTATACGGAGATTGTCGATTTTATCCGGACCTATGCCGCCGATCCCCAGGCAGAGTTCCGCGAACTCTTCCTGCGTCTGGTTTATACTATTCTCGTGTCAAATAAGGACGATCATCTGAAAAATCACGGATTTCTCTATGTGGGCGCTGGACACTGGCGGTTATCCCCCGTTTTCGATGTGAATCCAGCACCCGACCGTAACCCGCATCTGGAAACGGCGATACTGGAGGGCGGTCCGCATGATCGGTCCATCCGTCTGGCACTGGAGGCGTGTGAATTCTTCGAAATTACCCCTGCTGAGGCCCGGCAGATGATCCGCGTGACAGCGCGGCGAATTTCGGATGAGTGGAGGCCTGTTCTGCGAGAGGTTGGTGTTTCCGGGGCGATGGCGCGTCATTATGAAGCCGCCTTCATAAACGATCAGATCGGGATCGCGCTAACGATCTGA
- a CDS encoding helix-turn-helix domain-containing protein, producing MGSPKSRAALERLGRDLRGARLRRGIAIADLAARAGTSASSIARLEKGDPGVGIGTLADVLVVLGLLDRLADLIDIRKDDLGLALAAERQPRRGRSSATTLRRQQDKDKATHGGADVIDMDGASF from the coding sequence ATGGGCTCACCAAAATCCCGTGCGGCTCTTGAGCGACTGGGGCGTGACCTTCGTGGCGCGCGCCTGCGGCGCGGCATAGCGATAGCCGACCTGGCCGCTCGTGCCGGCACGTCAGCAAGTTCCATCGCGCGCCTGGAAAAGGGAGACCCGGGTGTGGGGATCGGCACTCTGGCCGACGTGCTGGTCGTGCTTGGTCTTCTGGACCGGTTGGCCGACCTGATTGATATCCGCAAGGATGATCTGGGACTGGCGTTGGCTGCTGAACGTCAGCCTCGTCGAGGCCGGTCTTCTGCGACCACGTTACGCAGGCAGCAGGATAAGGATAAGGCCACGCATGGGGGAGCGGATGTTATTGATATGGACGGTGCTTCGTTCTGA
- a CDS encoding pyridoxal phosphate-dependent aminotransferase: MPVPPIDPFHALSISALAHELAAQGRSIIQMEFGQPSTGAPSAAIERAQHILATDPMGYWESQPLKERIALHYYETYGVSLRPEQIILTCGASPALVLALMTSFVPGAHVAMARPGYVAYRNVVRSLHMKPVEIPCGEKERFQLTPDAIAALEPAPDGLILASPANPTGTILSPDEIRRIVDVCRAHGICIISDEIYHGLSFGERAHSILEYDPNALVVNSFSKYFSMAPWRLGWLVVPPAKVEAARARMGNLFLPPAALSQHAALAAFDCRDELEGHMETYRRNRDLLLRALPEMGLRHIAPPDGAFYIYADIRHLTDDSMAFCKRLLLDTGVTTAPGIDFDPIDGKYFIRFSFAVATDQIEEAIRRMVPWFRHQKDRLPVNAVI, from the coding sequence ATGCCTGTTCCGCCAATCGATCCCTTCCACGCGCTGTCCATCAGCGCACTGGCGCATGAACTGGCCGCGCAGGGGCGCAGCATCATTCAAATGGAATTTGGCCAGCCTTCCACCGGCGCGCCAAGCGCAGCGATCGAACGCGCCCAGCACATACTGGCGACAGACCCCATGGGCTATTGGGAAAGCCAGCCCCTGAAGGAACGGATCGCCCTGCACTATTACGAAACATATGGCGTTTCGCTCCGGCCTGAACAGATTATCCTGACCTGTGGCGCATCACCCGCGCTGGTTCTGGCGCTAATGACCAGTTTTGTGCCCGGCGCGCATGTAGCCATGGCGCGACCGGGTTATGTGGCCTACCGCAATGTCGTGCGCTCGCTCCATATGAAACCGGTTGAAATTCCATGTGGGGAAAAAGAACGCTTCCAGTTGACCCCCGACGCCATTGCCGCGCTTGAACCTGCTCCCGACGGGTTGATCCTGGCCAGTCCCGCCAACCCCACCGGTACCATCCTGTCTCCTGATGAAATACGGCGCATTGTTGACGTCTGTCGCGCGCACGGGATCTGCATCATATCGGATGAAATCTATCACGGCCTGAGTTTTGGCGAACGCGCGCACAGTATTCTGGAATATGATCCCAATGCGCTGGTGGTAAACAGTTTTTCCAAATACTTCAGCATGGCGCCGTGGCGGCTGGGGTGGCTGGTTGTCCCGCCAGCAAAGGTGGAAGCCGCCCGCGCGCGGATGGGTAACCTGTTCCTGCCGCCCGCCGCCCTCAGCCAGCACGCGGCCCTTGCCGCCTTCGACTGCCGCGATGAGCTTGAAGGGCATATGGAAACCTACCGGCGCAATCGTGACCTGCTGCTGCGTGCCCTGCCCGAAATGGGGCTGCGCCATATCGCGCCACCAGATGGAGCGTTCTATATCTATGCCGATATCCGGCACCTGACGGATGACAGCATGGCGTTTTGCAAGCGCCTGTTGCTGGATACGGGTGTTACGACAGCACCGGGCATTGATTTCGACCCCATAGACGGGAAATACTTCATCCGTTTCAGCTTTGCGGTCGCAACGGACCAGATTGAAGAAGCCATCCGCCGCATGGTCCCATGGTTTCGTCACCAGAAGGACCGCTTACCCGTCAATGCAGTGATTTAA
- a CDS encoding DotD/TraH family lipoprotein (Members of this family include DotD of type IVB secretion systems and TraH of plasmid conjugative plasmid systems, both lipoproteins.): protein MKHSLLIFLLPMALNACAQSLSSPSPIATTGMANPELALQRSIAETTTDLRELGSIRPSPVVASANQPPLPDDLTRRIWFVWDGPLGKAVAKLGQEIGYSVIVTGHPRSMRVATNSVAAVVDILRTLGDQAGDQAMVSVDPLHHAITVAWHA, encoded by the coding sequence ATGAAACATTCTCTGCTCATTTTTCTTTTGCCCATGGCGCTCAACGCCTGTGCGCAGAGCCTGTCGTCACCTTCTCCCATTGCGACGACCGGCATGGCCAATCCTGAACTGGCCTTGCAGCGGTCAATAGCAGAGACCACGACTGATCTTCGGGAACTTGGCAGCATCCGCCCGTCTCCGGTCGTGGCATCTGCCAACCAACCCCCGCTCCCCGATGACCTGACCCGCCGGATCTGGTTCGTGTGGGACGGCCCGCTGGGCAAGGCCGTCGCAAAACTCGGCCAGGAGATTGGCTATAGCGTGATTGTCACCGGCCATCCCCGATCAATGCGCGTCGCGACCAACAGTGTTGCCGCCGTGGTGGATATCCTTCGGACATTGGGCGATCAGGCCGGAGATCAGGCCATGGTCTCGGTAGACCCGCTTCACCACGCGATAACGGTGGCCTGGCATGCGTAA
- a CDS encoding type IV secretory system conjugative DNA transfer family protein — protein MRKMALFLSSAIVVTAAGSPTHAASVSTGKVVIEEGQHVRLPTSSPSPPPARSGTLVPEPQPPQPGADQVDGADPALANPINKPVTGASTLDEVVGGEAPPSLEALQNTRPNDEPGDDLKPGRSTQLREAAHIYGAQGGLAARAFAINEMLRRHEETLDATYDFRSIVLPIGSGQTLMQPPIVTEAQMAFALNDTGQVAHETECVFEITREAQLTSAPPDWRTYLVRTWGKPHHPVAAALPRTKAEVSHWNQWVAEGWADGEKQATEIFLSDLSRLQRDITGMARYRVLLNAGRVEEPRVVFEHQDAVGGGDTLHLNDRTIRIASQPGLQGHVRRGSDYGYPEHCR, from the coding sequence ATGCGTAAGATGGCGCTCTTTCTATCTTCGGCCATCGTCGTGACGGCCGCAGGCAGCCCGACCCATGCGGCGTCTGTCTCCACGGGGAAGGTTGTCATTGAGGAGGGGCAGCACGTCCGGCTACCGACATCGTCTCCATCCCCACCACCGGCCCGCAGCGGCACATTGGTCCCGGAGCCACAGCCGCCCCAGCCGGGTGCGGATCAGGTGGACGGGGCTGACCCCGCCCTTGCCAATCCCATCAATAAACCGGTGACAGGGGCCTCAACGCTCGACGAGGTAGTCGGCGGCGAAGCGCCTCCCTCTCTTGAGGCCCTTCAGAACACCCGCCCCAATGACGAGCCAGGCGATGACCTGAAACCCGGTCGAAGCACCCAGCTTCGGGAAGCCGCGCATATTTACGGCGCGCAGGGCGGTCTGGCCGCCCGGGCATTCGCCATCAACGAGATGCTGCGGCGCCATGAGGAGACACTCGACGCCACTTATGATTTCCGGTCGATCGTGCTTCCGATCGGGAGCGGCCAGACCCTCATGCAGCCCCCCATCGTCACCGAGGCACAGATGGCCTTTGCGCTCAATGACACCGGCCAGGTGGCGCACGAGACAGAATGTGTTTTCGAGATCACCCGGGAGGCACAACTGACATCCGCGCCCCCGGACTGGCGCACGTATCTCGTCCGGACATGGGGCAAACCGCATCACCCGGTGGCCGCGGCCCTGCCCCGCACAAAGGCGGAAGTGTCACACTGGAACCAGTGGGTGGCCGAAGGCTGGGCAGATGGAGAGAAGCAGGCGACCGAGATCTTCCTCTCCGATCTGTCGCGCCTGCAGCGCGACATTACCGGCATGGCCCGCTACCGGGTGCTGCTGAACGCCGGGCGCGTCGAAGAACCGCGCGTCGTGTTCGAGCACCAGGACGCCGTGGGAGGAGGAGACACCCTCCACCTCAATGACCGCACGATCCGGATCGCGAGCCAGCCGGGGCTTCAGGGCCACGTCCGGCGCGGAAGCGATTACGGTTATCCGGAGCATTGCCGATGA
- a CDS encoding type IV pilus twitching motility protein PilT, translated as MNITIPVTTDEPWPDEGRKAFAWVEERRRNAPGLDSLLRWAHGLGASRIDIKTGHPVTIKVHGVIRYATCKATDSLALADIVGHVYASDGMAMLGVGHILDTAYSVALDRKVNLRFRINLSPISVKRGSGVHVVMRPIPARPASLDQQMVEQEIRDTNRLKSGMVLFGGATGSGKTTLQFGLAIEKLMDPTVYCDMATGEEPIEFLLDDLRPPSGSRISQTEIRPPTLTFPTFTRSLTRREMSDGIITECRDGETMNAAINIAMMGGILGTTLHADSVSLMIQRAIALCPPSERDNLVSALAQALRFCINQRLVPRKGGGRVAIREFLTFDRDLRRKLTRTEPTDWPDVVADAVEAQGQSFGKAIRKLLDADLITEDTALAEERRDA; from the coding sequence ATGAATATCACCATCCCCGTCACGACCGACGAACCCTGGCCGGATGAAGGCAGGAAAGCGTTTGCCTGGGTCGAGGAACGACGGCGTAACGCGCCGGGACTGGACTCCCTCCTTCGCTGGGCGCATGGCCTCGGCGCCTCGCGCATCGACATCAAGACCGGCCATCCGGTCACGATCAAGGTGCACGGCGTGATCCGCTACGCCACATGTAAAGCGACGGACTCCCTCGCGCTGGCGGATATCGTCGGCCATGTCTATGCCTCTGACGGGATGGCCATGCTTGGTGTCGGCCATATCCTCGATACGGCCTACAGCGTGGCACTGGACCGCAAGGTCAATCTGCGTTTCCGGATCAATCTTTCACCCATTTCGGTCAAGCGGGGCAGCGGCGTCCACGTCGTCATGCGTCCAATCCCCGCGCGCCCCGCAAGCCTTGACCAGCAGATGGTCGAACAGGAAATCCGGGACACGAACAGGCTCAAAAGCGGCATGGTCCTGTTTGGCGGGGCAACCGGTTCCGGAAAGACCACGTTGCAATTCGGGCTCGCCATCGAAAAACTGATGGACCCGACCGTATACTGCGACATGGCAACCGGCGAGGAGCCCATCGAGTTCCTGCTGGACGACCTGCGTCCGCCTTCAGGATCGCGGATCAGCCAGACGGAGATCCGCCCCCCTACCCTGACTTTTCCCACCTTCACCCGCAGCCTGACACGCCGCGAGATGAGCGATGGCATCATCACGGAATGTCGGGACGGCGAGACCATGAATGCAGCCATCAATATCGCCATGATGGGCGGTATCCTGGGCACGACGCTGCATGCAGACAGCGTCTCCCTCATGATCCAGCGCGCGATCGCGCTCTGTCCCCCCTCGGAACGTGACAACCTGGTCTCGGCCCTCGCTCAGGCGCTCCGGTTCTGCATCAACCAGCGCCTTGTGCCCCGCAAGGGCGGCGGGCGTGTTGCGATCCGCGAATTCCTCACCTTCGATCGTGATCTGCGCCGCAAGCTGACCCGGACCGAGCCAACAGACTGGCCGGACGTCGTGGCCGACGCGGTCGAGGCGCAGGGCCAGTCTTTCGGAAAGGCCATCCGCAAACTGCTTGATGCCGATCTGATCACCGAAGACACCGCTCTGGCGGAAGAAAGGAGAGACGCGTGA
- the icmT gene encoding IcmT/TraK family protein → MWRATAYPVRVFILDARSCFPILISVTHWSLTTLLIGIFGVVFFGTISFFGLTLPAAIRSIRRFLIGPVRTALPTWQRRRFS, encoded by the coding sequence ATGTGGCGTGCAACGGCCTATCCTGTCCGGGTTTTCATTCTCGATGCCCGCAGTTGCTTTCCCATTCTCATCTCCGTGACACACTGGAGCCTCACCACCCTGCTGATCGGGATCTTCGGCGTGGTGTTTTTCGGGACGATCTCGTTTTTCGGGCTGACGCTGCCGGCCGCGATACGCTCCATCCGACGCTTTCTCATCGGGCCGGTCCGCACCGCCCTGCCGACATGGCAAAGGAGGCGGTTCTCATGA
- a CDS encoding lytic transglycosylase domain-containing protein — translation MIPRLALAALGAFPLFAASTTARATSVEENGRQIAACLEASAKISGVPRGVLLVLLYVEAGRPGMVSPNGNGTADLGPMQVNTTWVDRIARRWHSTPAQTYAALRDSSCANIEAGAWILGQAMHEAHGDLWQAVAFYHSHTPRHGNAYLRRFYDIALTMMARNRRDDRS, via the coding sequence ATGATCCCCCGCCTCGCTCTGGCGGCACTCGGGGCGTTTCCCCTCTTTGCCGCCAGCACGACCGCCCGCGCCACGAGCGTCGAAGAAAATGGCCGCCAGATTGCAGCCTGTCTGGAGGCTTCGGCAAAAATCTCCGGCGTGCCCCGCGGCGTGCTGCTCGTCCTCCTCTATGTCGAGGCCGGCCGCCCCGGAATGGTCAGCCCGAACGGTAACGGCACGGCGGATCTCGGACCGATGCAGGTCAACACGACATGGGTTGATCGCATCGCGAGGCGATGGCACAGCACGCCCGCGCAAACATATGCGGCGCTGCGCGACAGTTCGTGCGCCAATATCGAGGCAGGCGCCTGGATCCTTGGTCAGGCGATGCACGAAGCACACGGCGACCTCTGGCAGGCCGTGGCATTCTATCACTCTCATACCCCACGCCATGGCAATGCCTATCTCCGGCGTTTCTACGACATCGCCCTCACGATGATGGCCAGAAACCGCAGGGATGATCGCTCATGA